A stretch of Nonomuraea africana DNA encodes these proteins:
- a CDS encoding formylglycine-generating enzyme family protein: MNLAERMIEIPAGEIVLRDEGAKTTWKVEVGAFLLAPCPVTRERYRAVRGEGPASTAGPRTPVTDVSWTDAVRFCNLLSRATGLEPCYSIGDDPDGQDVLCDWRADGYRLPSEAEWEYACRAGTAGVRYGELDEIAWYRGNSGGEVHDVATRAPNAWGLHDMIGNVWEWCWDVYDPRVYGPYRVFRGGSWFDHPRGCRASCRRKSHPAFRVDDLGFRLARSL; this comes from the coding sequence ATGAACCTCGCCGAGCGCATGATCGAGATCCCCGCCGGGGAGATCGTCCTGCGTGACGAGGGTGCGAAGACGACCTGGAAGGTCGAGGTCGGGGCCTTCCTGCTGGCGCCGTGTCCGGTGACCCGCGAGCGGTACCGCGCCGTTCGCGGCGAGGGGCCGGCGAGTACGGCCGGCCCGCGCACGCCGGTGACCGACGTCTCCTGGACGGACGCCGTCCGGTTCTGCAACCTGCTCTCGCGGGCGACGGGGCTCGAACCCTGCTACTCGATCGGCGACGACCCCGACGGGCAGGACGTGCTCTGCGACTGGCGGGCCGACGGCTATCGCCTGCCGTCCGAGGCGGAGTGGGAGTACGCGTGCCGGGCCGGGACCGCCGGTGTGCGCTACGGGGAGCTGGACGAGATCGCCTGGTACCGCGGGAACTCCGGCGGCGAGGTGCACGACGTCGCCACCAGGGCGCCGAACGCGTGGGGCCTGCACGACATGATCGGCAACGTGTGGGAGTGGTGCTGGGACGTCTATGATCCCAGGGTCTACGGCCCGTACCGCGTGTTCCGTGGCGGAAGCTGGTTCGACCATCCGCGAGGATGCCGGGCGTCGTGCCGCCGCAAGAGCCACCCGGCCTTCCGTGTCGACGACCTCGGCTTCCGGCTCGCCCGATCGCTGTGA
- the glmS gene encoding glutamine--fructose-6-phosphate transaminase (isomerizing), producing the protein MCGIVAYVGPKDAAPILLEGLQRLEYRGYDSAGVVVSNKGLKLRKVKGRVADLAKAVPAKFKGTLGIGHTRWATHGVPSDENAHPHLSTDGRIAVVHNGIIENADDLRAKLIAEDVVFASETDTEVLAHLIARTVTETDTLEEAVRKALKSIVGTYGIAVVDSERPKEVVVARNGSPIVLGLGEKEMFAASDVAALVRYTRQVVHLEDGELAVLTADGFHTFASGGRETAKEPLTVDWDAGHYDTGGYEHYLLKEISEQPESIARTLRGRLDERFHIAHLGGLNMDARETRSFRRVKIIGCGSAYYSGQIGAQLIEELARIPADAEPASEFRYRNPVVDPDTLYVAISQSGETYDTLAAVQEIKRKGGRVIGIVNAVGSAIAREVDGGIYLHAGPEVSVASTKAFTSTAIAFALLALHFGRVHDLSPSDGRRIVEGLRRLPDQIEQILKQGERIAELARKYADHPSIMFVGRVRGYPVAREGAQKLKEISYVHAEAYPASELKHGPLALIGPDMPTVAIVPDDELLDKNLTTLGEIRARGGRVLMVGHREPDARLADDVIVIPKNEIELDPILLTIPLQLLAYHAAVTLERDVDKPRNLAKSVTVE; encoded by the coding sequence ATGTGCGGAATCGTCGCCTATGTCGGCCCCAAGGACGCGGCCCCCATCCTGCTGGAGGGGCTCCAGCGTCTGGAATACCGCGGCTACGACTCGGCGGGGGTGGTGGTGTCGAACAAGGGTCTCAAGCTGCGCAAGGTCAAGGGCCGCGTGGCTGACCTGGCGAAAGCCGTACCCGCCAAGTTCAAGGGGACGCTCGGCATCGGGCACACCCGCTGGGCCACCCACGGCGTGCCCAGCGACGAGAACGCCCACCCCCACCTGTCGACCGACGGGCGCATCGCCGTCGTGCACAACGGCATCATCGAGAACGCCGACGACCTGCGCGCGAAGCTCATCGCCGAGGACGTCGTCTTCGCCTCCGAGACCGACACCGAGGTGCTCGCCCACCTGATCGCCCGTACGGTCACCGAGACCGACACCCTCGAGGAGGCGGTCAGGAAGGCTCTCAAGAGCATCGTCGGCACGTACGGCATCGCGGTCGTCGACTCCGAGCGGCCCAAGGAGGTCGTGGTCGCCCGCAACGGCAGCCCGATCGTGCTGGGCCTCGGCGAGAAGGAGATGTTCGCCGCCTCCGACGTGGCCGCCCTCGTCCGCTACACCCGCCAGGTCGTCCACCTGGAGGACGGCGAGCTGGCGGTGCTGACCGCCGACGGCTTCCACACCTTCGCCAGCGGCGGGCGCGAGACGGCCAAGGAGCCGCTGACCGTCGACTGGGACGCGGGGCACTACGACACCGGCGGCTACGAGCACTACCTGCTCAAGGAGATCTCCGAGCAGCCCGAGTCGATCGCCCGCACCCTGCGCGGCCGGCTCGACGAGCGCTTCCACATCGCCCACCTGGGCGGCCTCAACATGGACGCGCGCGAGACCCGCTCCTTTCGCCGAGTGAAGATCATCGGCTGCGGCAGCGCCTACTACTCGGGGCAGATCGGCGCCCAGCTCATCGAGGAACTGGCCCGCATCCCCGCGGACGCCGAGCCCGCCAGCGAGTTCCGCTACCGCAACCCCGTCGTCGACCCCGACACCCTCTACGTCGCGATCAGCCAGTCGGGGGAGACCTACGACACGCTCGCCGCCGTCCAGGAGATCAAGCGCAAGGGCGGCCGGGTCATCGGCATCGTCAACGCCGTGGGCAGCGCGATCGCCCGCGAGGTCGACGGCGGCATCTACCTGCACGCGGGGCCCGAGGTCTCGGTGGCCTCGACCAAGGCGTTCACCTCGACCGCGATCGCCTTCGCACTGCTCGCGCTGCACTTCGGCCGCGTGCACGACCTGTCGCCCTCCGACGGCAGGCGCATCGTCGAGGGCCTTCGCAGGCTGCCCGACCAGATCGAGCAGATCCTCAAGCAGGGCGAGCGCATCGCCGAGCTGGCCAGGAAGTACGCAGACCACCCGAGCATCATGTTCGTCGGCAGGGTGCGCGGCTACCCGGTGGCCCGTGAGGGGGCGCAGAAGCTCAAGGAGATCTCCTACGTCCACGCCGAGGCCTATCCCGCCAGCGAGCTCAAGCACGGCCCGCTCGCGCTGATCGGCCCCGACATGCCGACCGTCGCGATCGTGCCCGACGACGAACTGCTGGACAAGAACCTCACGACGCTCGGCGAGATCAGGGCGCGCGGCGGGCGCGTGCTGATGGTGGGGCACAGGGAGCCCGACGCCCGGCTGGCCGACGACGTGATCGTGATCCCGAAGAACGAGATCGAGCTCGACCCGATCCTGCTCACCATCCCGCTGCAGTTGCTGGCCTACCATGCCGCCGTCACGCTGGAGCGCGACGTCGACAAGCCCAGGAACCTGGCCAAGAGCGTCACCGTCGAGTAG
- a CDS encoding ArsR/SmtB family transcription factor: MKDDEPWVLDDPGKLKALAHPMRRAMLRHLGLHGPATSTTLGSLLDAKTGTTSYHLRQLEKYGFIEEIPERSAGRERWWRRVETGDIRLPLPAELAPEDRPVLAEFHRIGLEEDKGILLDLLPAAYAADPAWVKVSRGLGRMRLGELEEFFEEYLALLKKYSHRAADAPPDARPLYVRLLALPADLPAQGE; encoded by the coding sequence ATGAAGGATGACGAGCCGTGGGTGCTGGACGATCCTGGGAAGCTCAAGGCGCTGGCCCATCCGATGCGCCGGGCCATGCTGCGCCACCTGGGGCTGCACGGGCCCGCGACGTCCACCACGCTCGGCTCGCTACTGGACGCCAAGACGGGCACCACCAGCTACCACCTGCGGCAGCTGGAGAAGTACGGGTTCATCGAGGAGATCCCCGAGCGGTCGGCGGGGCGTGAGCGGTGGTGGCGGCGGGTGGAGACCGGCGACATCCGGCTGCCCCTTCCGGCCGAGCTCGCGCCCGAAGACCGTCCCGTGCTGGCCGAGTTCCACCGGATCGGGCTGGAGGAGGACAAGGGGATCCTGCTCGACCTGCTGCCCGCCGCCTACGCGGCGGATCCGGCCTGGGTGAAGGTCTCCAGGGGCCTCGGCCGGATGCGCCTCGGCGAGCTGGAGGAGTTCTTCGAGGAGTACCTGGCGCTGCTGAAGAAGTACAGCCATCGGGCCGCCGACGCTCCGCCCGACGCCAGGCCGCTGTACGTGCGCCTGCTGGCCCTGCCCGCCGACCTGCCCGCGCAGGGGGAATGA
- a CDS encoding DUF4180 domain-containing protein: MKGKIVPDVMQERGGVPVLMCDPAGPPVATMQDVLDLIAAAFAGAGVVAVPASRLDARFFSLGTRFAGEVMQKFVNYRLRLAIVGDISGHLAAGSALRALVHESNQADQVWFLPDLESLDARLRTAAIS, translated from the coding sequence ATGAAAGGGAAGATTGTGCCTGACGTGATGCAGGAGCGGGGCGGGGTGCCGGTGCTGATGTGCGACCCGGCCGGGCCGCCGGTGGCGACCATGCAGGACGTGCTCGACCTGATCGCCGCGGCCTTCGCCGGCGCCGGGGTGGTGGCCGTGCCCGCGAGCCGCCTGGACGCGCGCTTCTTCTCTCTGGGCACCCGCTTCGCCGGTGAGGTCATGCAGAAGTTCGTCAACTACCGGCTGCGACTGGCGATCGTGGGCGACATCTCCGGGCATCTGGCGGCCGGCTCGGCCCTGCGCGCCCTCGTCCACGAGTCGAACCAGGCGGACCAGGTGTGGTTCCTCCCCGACCTCGAGTCGCTCGACGCCCGGCTGCGCACCGCCGCGATCTCGTGA
- a CDS encoding Bug family tripartite tricarboxylate transporter substrate binding protein, with protein MRRRDFVAGALGALACLAGCGTEPGRPVPRFAVVPAGASWEPIAETLSGLLDPADLARGGTRLTVTGLPALAAAEMARTSARGTPIARLVGDVEVLVVARKSRFPDFDAFAAHLVASPGETVLAGRKQGESDHLLFGLVARGLGADARVLDYAGYPTCEDAAEALLTGRVGVAAGPLGQWRERIAGGRVRVLAVSSAERVEGIDAPTLLESGARVDFADWSAVLGPDEMGDGERARAVDLLDEVARSERWLRACRDKGWTPLPLLGDDFRVWLGSETARTRAVLGELGLLDTTCGRSCARGH; from the coding sequence ATGCGCCGTCGGGACTTCGTGGCGGGGGCACTGGGCGCGCTGGCGTGCCTGGCCGGATGCGGCACCGAGCCCGGGCGTCCCGTGCCGAGGTTCGCCGTCGTGCCCGCGGGCGCCTCGTGGGAGCCCATCGCCGAGACCCTCTCCGGCCTGCTCGACCCCGCCGACCTGGCGCGGGGCGGCACCCGGTTGACCGTCACGGGCCTGCCCGCCCTGGCCGCGGCCGAGATGGCCAGGACGAGCGCGCGCGGCACGCCGATCGCCCGGCTGGTCGGGGACGTCGAGGTGCTGGTCGTCGCGAGGAAGTCCCGCTTCCCGGACTTCGACGCCTTCGCCGCGCACCTGGTGGCCTCTCCAGGGGAGACCGTCCTGGCGGGCAGGAAGCAGGGGGAGTCGGACCATCTGCTGTTCGGGCTGGTCGCGCGAGGGCTGGGCGCCGACGCCCGCGTGCTCGACTACGCGGGCTACCCGACCTGTGAGGACGCCGCCGAGGCGCTGCTGACCGGCAGAGTGGGGGTGGCGGCGGGCCCGCTGGGTCAGTGGCGGGAGCGGATCGCCGGGGGCCGGGTGCGTGTGCTGGCGGTCTCGTCGGCCGAGCGGGTCGAGGGGATCGACGCGCCGACCCTGCTGGAGTCGGGGGCGCGCGTCGACTTCGCCGACTGGAGCGCGGTGCTCGGTCCCGACGAGATGGGCGACGGCGAGCGGGCCAGGGCCGTGGACCTGCTCGACGAGGTCGCCAGGTCCGAGCGGTGGCTGCGGGCGTGCAGGGACAAGGGGTGGACGCCGCTCCCGCTCCTCGGCGACGACTTCAGGGTGTGGCTCGGCTCGGAGACCGCCAGGACCCGCGCGGTCCTGGGCGAGCTGGGACTGCTCGACACAACCTGTGGGCGCAGTTGCGCCCGCGGCCACTAG
- a CDS encoding alpha/beta hydrolase family protein produces the protein MSRVLVMIVAALIALIALTGPATAAQAAPAPEELVATEVSFTGGGGLTLRGTVLSTRGDQRGRPGLVLVHGAGTGTPRTKLMTEATEFARRGLTVLVYDKRSEGYSLFERSYSQLADDALGAVKALRAQPGVDPAKVGLWGLSEGGWVAPLAATRSPDVAFVVLVGANAHQPLRQQAWAVSAGLRKAGVTGPLPDRAVPTLYRAIADGGLFPEPWYDPLPTLGEVRQPVLAIWGTHDLLTPPAETPPLMARALASGGNGHVTMRMFAGADHAAHQSPDGGVTRLPELAPGYADLVGSWVEQAAEGRAPRTQDTVQGPRPSQDSPTVATPPPAWWESAPVQTAALVLFLVAFLAYPITALLRRIRGTSVPAGWAPRVLALSGLAVTLGGFCYLMYLLMTGGKLASPGPVVAGRPVLWLLLQALALTAAVATVGTARAWRRAPGRSERVRLGALVAGGAVLIPWAFYWGLLLP, from the coding sequence ATGAGCAGAGTGTTGGTGATGATCGTGGCCGCGCTGATCGCGCTGATCGCGTTGACCGGGCCCGCGACGGCCGCGCAGGCGGCCCCCGCCCCCGAGGAGCTGGTCGCGACGGAGGTGAGCTTCACCGGCGGCGGCGGGCTCACCCTGCGCGGGACGGTCCTGTCCACCCGGGGAGACCAGCGCGGCAGGCCCGGCCTGGTCCTCGTCCACGGAGCCGGAACAGGCACGCCCAGGACGAAGCTGATGACCGAGGCCACCGAGTTCGCCAGGCGCGGCCTCACGGTGCTGGTCTACGACAAGCGGTCGGAGGGCTACTCGCTCTTCGAGCGTTCCTACTCGCAGCTGGCCGACGACGCGCTCGGCGCGGTCAAGGCGCTGCGCGCGCAGCCGGGGGTCGACCCGGCCAAGGTCGGCCTGTGGGGGCTGAGCGAGGGCGGCTGGGTGGCGCCGCTGGCCGCCACCCGCTCCCCCGACGTGGCCTTCGTCGTGCTGGTCGGCGCCAACGCGCACCAGCCGCTGCGCCAGCAGGCGTGGGCGGTGTCGGCGGGGCTGCGGAAGGCGGGCGTGACCGGTCCGCTGCCCGACCGGGCCGTGCCGACGCTGTACCGGGCGATCGCCGACGGCGGCCTGTTCCCCGAGCCGTGGTACGACCCGCTGCCGACACTGGGCGAGGTGCGCCAGCCCGTGCTGGCCATCTGGGGCACGCACGATCTGCTGACCCCGCCGGCGGAGACTCCGCCGCTGATGGCGCGGGCGCTGGCGAGCGGCGGCAACGGGCACGTGACCATGCGCATGTTCGCCGGCGCCGACCACGCCGCCCACCAGAGCCCGGACGGCGGCGTGACGCGACTGCCCGAGCTCGCCCCCGGCTATGCCGACCTGGTCGGCTCGTGGGTGGAGCAGGCGGCCGAGGGCAGGGCGCCCCGCACCCAGGACACCGTCCAGGGCCCGCGGCCCAGCCAGGACTCCCCGACCGTGGCGACGCCGCCGCCGGCCTGGTGGGAGTCCGCGCCGGTCCAGACCGCCGCGCTCGTGCTGTTCCTCGTCGCCTTCCTCGCCTACCCGATCACCGCCCTGCTCCGCCGGATCAGGGGCACCTCGGTGCCGGCGGGATGGGCGCCTCGGGTGCTGGCCCTCTCCGGCCTCGCCGTCACCCTGGGCGGCTTCTGCTACCTGATGTACCTGCTCATGACGGGCGGCAAGCTGGCCTCCCCCGGCCCTGTCGTGGCGGGGCGACCGGTGCTCTGGCTGCTGTTGCAGGCGCTGGCCCTCACCGCGGCCGTCGCCACCGTCGGCACCGCGCGCGCCTGGCGGCGCGCTCCCGGCCGCTCGGAGCGGGTACGGCTGGGCGCACTGGTGGCAGGCGGCGCGGTGCTGATCCCGTGGGCGTTCTACTGGGGCCTGCTGCTGCCCTGA